In Mycolicibacterium aubagnense, the DNA window CCGCCAGGAACACGGCGTTCACGGGCCACTGCTTGTACTCCGCGCGACGACCGTGGAACACCGCCGCACCCACCTGCAGCAGCGCGAGCCCCACCGCAGCGGCAGGCGTCAGGATGCGCGCGATGCCGGTCAGCCACGGCAGGATCAGCCCGAGAGCGCCGGCCACCTCGACGCCGCCGATGAGCTTGATCGACGTCGCAGATAGCGCCTCAGCGGCGCCAGCCGTGGAGGGGTTCTCCGCTAGTTGCTCCTTGGACTTCAGCAGTTTCGTACCACCGATGAAGAGATATGCGGCGGCGAGTAATCCGGACGCGATCCATACCGCGATGTTCACGAGGGCTCCTCGAAGACGTCTGTGTGCGAACAGGTTTGGCCCGAGCGGTTGTGCGTTCTGGGTTCGCATTCCCGCGGGCACGGCGAGCGACATCAGTTGATGCTTCAAC includes these proteins:
- a CDS encoding DoxX family protein, with protein sequence MNIAVWIASGLLAAAYLFIGGTKLLKSKEQLAENPSTAGAAEALSATSIKLIGGVEVAGALGLILPWLTGIARILTPAAAVGLALLQVGAAVFHGRRAEYKQWPVNAVFLAVAVFIAAARTLQVVR